The Devosia sp. YIM 151766 genome includes a region encoding these proteins:
- the ccmD gene encoding heme exporter protein CcmD yields the protein MIELGQHATFIAAAYIGVFAGIAALILWTILDSRRVSARLEQLGDKRG from the coding sequence ATGATCGAATTGGGTCAACACGCCACCTTCATCGCCGCCGCCTATATCGGGGTCTTTGCCGGCATTGCCGCGCTGATCCTGTGGACCATCCTCGACAGCCGCCGCGTCTCGGCCCGGCTGGAGCAATTGGGGGACAAGCGCGGCTGA
- a CDS encoding GNAT family N-acetyltransferase: protein MTDLVLRSFSWSDIPAITALYRHYVENSAITFDLEAPDEAAMAEKIARLKQLGHPLIVSERHNKLLGYAYASFYRPRAAYRFTCEDSIYLDPGATGKGLGKLMLGELLLQSRAAGFRQMLAVITAGTDNSLRLHENFGFQQVGYFRDVGFKFDRWHDVVHLQKTL, encoded by the coding sequence ATGACCGATCTTGTCCTGCGCAGCTTCTCCTGGTCCGATATCCCCGCCATCACGGCGCTCTATCGCCATTACGTCGAAAACAGCGCCATCACCTTCGACCTCGAGGCGCCGGACGAAGCGGCGATGGCCGAAAAAATCGCCAGGCTGAAACAGCTCGGCCATCCGCTCATCGTCTCCGAACGCCACAACAAGCTACTGGGCTATGCCTATGCCAGCTTCTACCGCCCCCGCGCCGCCTATCGCTTCACCTGTGAGGATTCGATCTATCTCGATCCCGGCGCCACCGGAAAGGGCCTGGGCAAGTTGATGCTGGGCGAGCTGCTGCTCCAGTCCCGGGCCGCCGGCTTCCGGCAGATGCTGGCGGTGATCACGGCGGGAACCGACAACTCGCTGCGCCTACACGAGAATTTCGGCTTCCAGCAGGTCGGCTATTTCCGCGATGTCGGCTTCAAATTCGACCGCTGGCACGATGTCGTGCATTTGCAGAAGACGCTATAG
- a CDS encoding heme ABC transporter permease — protein sequence MTIENAASKMRWWDKLAHPGQFLTWTRPLVWPLAVLTILLFALGFYFAFFNSPADYQMGDTVRIMYVHVPTAWLSQFVYGAMAVSALGTLVWRHPMADVSMKAAAPLGAAFTAMALFTGSMWGRPTWGTFWEWDGRMTSTLILLFIYLGIVALWRAFDDQLRAARVIAIFTLVGAVNVPIIKFSVDWWSTLHQPASVFRPDGPTMPGSLLTPLFLMFFAFTFLFVTLQLVSMRTEVRRRRMMTLERKAAREAGA from the coding sequence ATGACGATCGAAAACGCCGCATCCAAAATGCGCTGGTGGGACAAGCTGGCCCATCCCGGCCAGTTCCTGACCTGGACCCGGCCGCTGGTCTGGCCGCTGGCGGTGCTGACAATCCTGCTCTTCGCGCTGGGCTTCTATTTCGCCTTCTTCAATTCCCCGGCCGATTACCAGATGGGCGACACCGTGCGCATCATGTATGTGCATGTGCCCACCGCCTGGCTCAGCCAGTTCGTCTATGGCGCCATGGCCGTTTCGGCCTTGGGCACGCTGGTCTGGCGCCATCCTATGGCCGATGTCTCCATGAAAGCCGCCGCCCCGCTTGGCGCCGCCTTCACCGCCATGGCCCTGTTCACCGGCTCGATGTGGGGCCGCCCCACCTGGGGCACGTTCTGGGAATGGGACGGGCGCATGACCTCGACCCTGATCCTGTTATTCATCTATCTCGGCATCGTGGCGCTGTGGCGCGCCTTCGACGACCAATTGCGCGCCGCCCGCGTCATTGCCATCTTCACCCTGGTGGGCGCGGTCAATGTGCCGATCATCAAGTTTTCCGTCGACTGGTGGAGTACGCTGCACCAGCCGGCCAGCGTCTTTCGCCCCGATGGCCCCACCATGCCCGGCTCGCTGCTGACCCCGCTTTTCCTTATGTTTTTCGCCTTCACATTCCTGTTCGTTACCCTGCAATTGGTGTCCATGCGCACCGAAGTGCGCCGCCGCCGGATGATGACGCTGGAACGCAAGGCCGCGCGGGAGGCCGGGGCATGA
- a CDS encoding GNAT family N-acetyltransferase gives MSLRIRSARVEDVPAMSRVLIASITELCGPDHRNEPEALAAWTANKSVNGVASMLENAKLRLFVAERNGEVLAVGGVTLDGEVALNYVAPQARFGGISKAMLVRLEAELVALGFAEAQLESTATARRFYQAAGWLADGPQASGRGVNGYPMRKQLLG, from the coding sequence ATGAGCTTGCGCATCCGTTCGGCGCGGGTGGAGGACGTGCCGGCAATGAGCCGCGTCCTCATCGCCTCGATTACGGAATTGTGCGGCCCAGATCACCGCAATGAGCCCGAAGCGCTGGCCGCCTGGACTGCCAACAAATCCGTCAATGGCGTCGCTTCCATGCTGGAAAACGCGAAGTTGCGACTGTTCGTGGCGGAGCGGAATGGCGAAGTGCTCGCCGTTGGCGGGGTCACCCTGGATGGCGAGGTGGCGCTCAACTATGTCGCTCCGCAGGCGCGGTTCGGGGGTATCAGCAAGGCCATGCTGGTGCGGCTCGAAGCCGAACTGGTGGCGCTGGGCTTTGCCGAAGCACAGCTTGAGAGCACGGCGACGGCCCGCCGCTTCTATCAGGCCGCCGGCTGGCTTGCCGATGGGCCGCAGGCCAGTGGACGTGGGGTCAATGGCTATCCGATGCGCAAGCAGCTGCTTGGTTGA
- a CDS encoding Bax inhibitor-1/YccA family protein, translated as MAEYDRQTLNARAGSALAIDEGLRSYMLRVYNYMGLGLVVTGLVAYFTSQWAMSSQANAELLYGSPLAWVLMLSPLAFVLVLSFGINKLSVPAAQAVFWAFAAVMGLSLSSIFLVYTGASIAKVFFITAATFGAMSLYGYTTKRDLTGMGSFLFMGLIGIIIASIVNIFMQSSMMEFVISVVGVLIFTGLTAYDTQKIKESYSEHYGADVMAKNAIMGALSLYLDFINLFLMLLRLFGNRE; from the coding sequence ATGGCTGAATATGACCGTCAGACCCTCAATGCGCGGGCCGGCTCGGCCTTGGCCATCGACGAGGGCCTGCGCAGCTATATGCTGCGTGTCTACAATTACATGGGCCTCGGCCTCGTCGTGACCGGGCTGGTCGCCTATTTCACCAGCCAATGGGCGATGTCGAGCCAGGCCAATGCCGAGCTGCTCTATGGCAGCCCGCTGGCCTGGGTGCTGATGCTCTCGCCGCTGGCTTTCGTGCTGGTGCTGAGCTTCGGCATCAACAAGCTTTCCGTGCCGGCGGCGCAGGCGGTGTTCTGGGCTTTCGCCGCCGTGATGGGCCTGTCGCTCTCGTCGATCTTCCTGGTCTATACCGGCGCCTCGATCGCCAAGGTGTTCTTCATCACCGCCGCCACGTTCGGCGCCATGAGCCTTTACGGCTACACCACCAAGCGTGACCTGACCGGCATGGGCAGCTTCCTGTTCATGGGCCTGATCGGCATCATCATCGCTTCCATCGTCAACATCTTCATGCAGTCCTCGATGATGGAATTCGTGATCTCGGTGGTCGGCGTGCTGATCTTCACCGGCCTCACCGCCTATGACACCCAGAAGATCAAGGAAAGCTATTCCGAGCATTACGGTGCCGACGTGATGGCCAAGAACGCCATTATGGGCGCGCTCTCGCTCTATCTCGACTTCATCAACCTGTTCCTGATGCTGCTGCGCCTGTTCGGCAATCGCGAATAG
- a CDS encoding glucose/sorbosone family PQQ-dependent dehydrogenase has product MTTRHIGRASAASLVRTLAGGALATALMLTTSLTLAQDNPVDIEAGQDSLFSARVLTSGLANPWEITWGPDDLIWATERSSGEVTRIDPFTGAQQTLLTLDDFSVDVQHQGLLGMALHPELLTGTGNDYVYLVHTYETGTADAPSPRAKLVRYTYDVDNQELTNPVELLTGVPAGNDHNAGRVKIGPDMKLYYTIGEQGANFGGNYQLPNHAQLLPTAEQVADEDWTAYSGKVLRLNLDGSIPEDNPEIDGVRSHIFTYGHRNPQGIDFGPDGTIYVSEHGPDTDDELNVLQPGGNYGWPNVAGFVDDKAYVYGNWSEAPQDLRYTGRNIPDTVPLYPETEFEAEVVDPIATYWTVDNDFDFAGGCGWICNPTVAPGSVEYYAAGDNGIAEWDNSVLLPTLKHGQLYVQHLTEDGQQADGLPTAWFSTQNRYRDTAISADNKTVFIATDGFGTAAEKFGTTGFTNVLHNPGAILMFTYMGEDGTAANEDSISLAPAASADEAPASDDAAAAEAETEQTSSAEFDLFFNQGRTLYGTTCAACHGPAGKGAQGPAFVGNEALGDTAYLATTLIHGFGYMPPFGSQLDDEQIASITTYIRNSWGNEFGPVTTAEVAEQR; this is encoded by the coding sequence ATGACTACGCGGCATATCGGGCGCGCGAGCGCGGCTTCGCTTGTGCGGACTTTGGCCGGGGGGGCGCTGGCCACGGCGCTGATGCTGACTACGAGCCTGACCCTGGCTCAGGACAACCCCGTCGACATCGAAGCCGGCCAGGACAGTCTGTTTTCGGCGCGGGTGCTGACCTCGGGTCTGGCCAATCCCTGGGAAATCACCTGGGGTCCGGACGATCTGATCTGGGCGACCGAACGCTCCTCGGGCGAGGTGACCCGTATCGATCCCTTTACCGGCGCGCAGCAGACGCTGCTCACCCTGGACGATTTCAGCGTCGACGTGCAGCATCAGGGCCTGCTCGGCATGGCGCTGCATCCCGAATTGCTGACCGGCACCGGCAATGATTACGTCTATCTGGTCCATACCTATGAGACCGGCACCGCCGATGCGCCTAGCCCCCGCGCCAAGCTGGTCCGCTACACCTATGACGTGGACAATCAGGAGCTGACCAACCCGGTTGAATTGCTGACCGGCGTTCCCGCCGGCAACGATCACAATGCCGGCCGGGTCAAGATCGGTCCCGACATGAAGCTCTATTATACCATCGGCGAGCAGGGCGCCAATTTCGGCGGCAATTATCAGCTCCCCAACCATGCCCAATTGCTGCCCACCGCCGAGCAGGTCGCCGACGAGGACTGGACCGCTTATTCCGGCAAGGTGCTGCGGCTCAATCTCGACGGTTCCATCCCCGAGGACAATCCGGAAATCGACGGTGTGCGCAGCCACATCTTCACCTATGGCCACCGCAATCCGCAGGGCATCGATTTCGGCCCCGACGGCACCATCTATGTCTCCGAGCACGGCCCGGATACCGACGATGAGCTCAACGTCTTGCAGCCGGGCGGCAATTACGGCTGGCCCAATGTCGCGGGCTTTGTCGATGACAAGGCCTATGTCTACGGCAATTGGAGCGAAGCGCCGCAGGACCTGCGCTATACCGGCCGCAACATTCCCGATACGGTGCCGCTCTATCCGGAAACCGAATTCGAGGCCGAGGTTGTCGATCCCATCGCCACCTATTGGACGGTCGACAATGACTTCGACTTCGCCGGCGGCTGCGGCTGGATCTGCAACCCGACCGTCGCGCCGGGCTCAGTCGAATATTACGCCGCCGGGGACAATGGCATCGCCGAATGGGACAATTCGGTGCTGCTGCCGACCCTCAAGCACGGTCAGCTCTATGTCCAGCACCTGACCGAAGACGGCCAGCAGGCCGATGGCTTGCCGACGGCCTGGTTCAGCACCCAGAACCGCTATCGCGACACCGCCATCTCCGCCGACAACAAGACGGTGTTCATCGCCACCGATGGCTTCGGCACCGCTGCCGAGAAGTTCGGCACGACCGGCTTCACCAATGTGCTGCACAATCCCGGCGCCATCCTGATGTTCACCTATATGGGCGAAGACGGCACCGCCGCGAATGAGGACAGCATCTCGCTGGCTCCGGCCGCCAGCGCCGATGAGGCTCCCGCCTCCGACGACGCGGCGGCCGCCGAAGCGGAGACGGAACAGACCTCCAGCGCCGAGTTCGACCTGTTCTTCAATCAGGGCCGGACTTTATACGGCACCACCTGCGCCGCCTGCCACGGTCCGGCGGGCAAGGGCGCCCAGGGGCCGGCTTTTGTCGGCAACGAAGCGCTGGGCGACACGGCCTATCTGGCCACCACCCTCATCCATGGTTTCGGCTATATGCCGCCGTTCGGCAGCCAGCTGGACGACGAGCAGATCGCCTCGATCACCACCTATATCCGCAATAGCTGGGGCAATGAATTCGGCCCGGTGACCACCGCGGAAGTCGCCGAGCAGCGCTAA
- a CDS encoding DUF2794 domain-containing protein, with amino-acid sequence MQGPRNTSRNNISLVHVGEPQVANSRPAQPVVVFDRRELMQILTLYGRKVAAGEWRDYAMDFLKDQALFSIYARVSERPVFVVEKNPKLRARQGQYMVINQQGLILKRGHDLVQVLRVLDPGLTLVG; translated from the coding sequence GTGCAGGGCCCCCGTAACACTTCCCGGAACAATATTTCCCTTGTGCATGTGGGCGAGCCGCAAGTGGCCAATTCCCGCCCGGCGCAGCCCGTCGTGGTGTTCGACCGGCGCGAGCTGATGCAGATTCTCACCCTTTATGGCCGCAAGGTCGCCGCCGGCGAATGGCGCGATTACGCCATGGATTTCCTCAAGGACCAGGCGCTGTTCTCCATCTATGCAAGGGTTTCCGAGCGGCCGGTCTTCGTGGTGGAGAAGAATCCCAAACTGCGCGCCAGGCAGGGCCAATACATGGTCATCAACCAGCAGGGGCTGATCCTCAAGCGCGGCCATGACCTGGTGCAGGTCCTGCGGGTGCTCGACCCGGGCCTGACGCTGGTGGGATGA
- the thpR gene encoding RNA 2',3'-cyclic phosphodiesterase, giving the protein MPRLFTGLEIPADLGFALSLKRGGLIGARWVDPENYHITLRFIGDVDGQIANEVADSLDRLSNSPQFPVRLTQLSVFGGDKPRTLYASVEPSEALSRLQAAHERVLQLVGLPPEGRKFVPHVTLARLRGTSAADVARFLAEAARFEPLSFVPARFVLFSSRDSVGGGPYLVEQSYPLAA; this is encoded by the coding sequence ATGCCCCGGCTCTTTACTGGCCTCGAAATTCCCGCCGATCTGGGCTTCGCCCTGTCGCTGAAGCGCGGTGGATTGATCGGAGCCCGCTGGGTCGATCCGGAAAACTATCACATCACCCTGCGTTTCATCGGCGATGTCGATGGCCAGATCGCCAATGAGGTCGCCGACAGCCTCGACCGGCTGAGCAATTCGCCGCAATTTCCCGTGCGTCTGACCCAGTTGAGCGTATTTGGCGGCGACAAGCCGCGGACATTATATGCCAGCGTCGAGCCGTCCGAAGCGCTCAGCCGCTTGCAGGCGGCGCATGAGCGGGTGCTGCAGCTGGTGGGATTGCCGCCCGAGGGACGCAAATTCGTGCCGCATGTCACCCTGGCGCGGCTGCGCGGCACCAGTGCCGCAGACGTGGCGCGATTTCTCGCCGAAGCGGCGCGCTTCGAGCCGTTGAGCTTCGTACCGGCGCGTTTCGTGCTGTTCTCCAGCCGCGATTCGGTCGGGGGCGGCCCCTATCTGGTCGAACAGAGCTATCCGCTGGCCGCTTGA
- the ccmB gene encoding heme exporter protein CcmB: MSGFRAILRRELRLALTGSGEILTLLLFFIITGALVPFAVGPDKELLARIAPGIVWIAAFLSMLLGLDRLFRPDREDGTLALYRLADLPLAAVIAAKVISHWLTCALPLIIASPFLALILAMDMETFWRTLLSLLLGTPALAAFGTFGAAVTMAIRRGGLLAPILVAPLSVPVLIFGVGAIAPMGGPDQAGAALLFLAALSLISVSLSPFAAALAIDWGEE; this comes from the coding sequence ATGAGCGGCTTCCGCGCCATTCTGCGCCGCGAATTGCGGCTGGCGCTGACCGGCAGCGGCGAGATACTGACTTTGCTGCTGTTTTTCATCATCACCGGGGCGTTGGTGCCTTTCGCCGTCGGCCCGGACAAGGAATTGCTGGCCCGCATCGCGCCGGGCATCGTCTGGATCGCCGCATTCCTGTCGATGCTGCTCGGCCTCGACCGCCTGTTCCGCCCCGACCGCGAGGACGGCACGCTGGCGCTCTACCGCCTCGCCGACCTGCCGCTTGCGGCAGTCATTGCCGCAAAAGTGATCAGTCATTGGCTGACCTGCGCCCTGCCCCTGATCATCGCCTCGCCGTTCCTGGCGCTGATCCTCGCCATGGATATGGAGACGTTCTGGCGCACGCTGCTGTCGCTGCTGCTCGGCACCCCGGCATTGGCCGCCTTCGGCACGTTCGGTGCTGCGGTCACCATGGCCATAAGGCGCGGCGGCCTGCTCGCCCCCATCCTTGTCGCCCCCCTCTCGGTGCCGGTGCTGATCTTCGGCGTCGGCGCCATCGCCCCCATGGGCGGCCCCGACCAGGCCGGCGCCGCCCTGCTCTTTCTTGCGGCACTCAGTCTCATCTCGGTCAGCCTGTCTCCCTTTGCCGCCGCTCTTGCGATAGATTGGGGGGAAGAGTAG
- the acnA gene encoding aconitate hydratase AcnA, protein MTSIDSFKSKSTLNVGGKSYTYYSIIEAEKNGLAGVSKLPGAMKVVLENLLRFEDDRTVKKQDILAIAEWLVSRTSEYEIQYRPARVLMQDFTGVPAVVDLAAMRDATAKLGANPQKINPLVPVDLVIDHSVMVDSFGTPLAFAQNVELEYERNVERYEFLRWGQSAFDNFRVVPPGTGICHQVNLEYLAQTVWTKTENGETVAYPDTLVGTDSHTTMVNGLAVLGWGVGGIEAEAAMLGQPISMLIPEVIGFKLTGKINEGITATDLVLTVTEMLRKKGVVGKFVEFFGPGLDYLSLEDQATIANMAPEYGATCGFFPVDEDTLKYLSTTGRDAERVALVEAYSKAQGMFRDSDAPDPVFTDTLELDLSTVVPSLSGPKRPQDRVALKDVTSSFAEALPELSGGRIERTRLPKDKQESRFVDEGATGVDDIPEEAAFPVTGCDYKITDGSVVIAAITSCTNTSNPSVLVAAGLVARKARALGLNSKPWVKTSLAPGSQVVTDYLTAAGLQEDLDAIGFNLVGYGCTTCIGNSGPLPQAISDCINENKLVAASVLSGNRNFEGRVNPDVRANYLASPPLVVAYALLGTLNVDITTEPLGTGSDGQPVYLRDIWPSNHEIAEIVREHVTADMFRSRYSDVFKGDEHWQGIAVEGGETYGWNSSSTYVQNPPYFDDLTMEPKPVTDVASARVLALFLDSITTDHISPAGSFKAGTPAGQYLTERQVAPKDFNSYGARRGNHEVMMRGTFANIRIRNMMLDGVEGGFTRGPSGEQMPIYDAAMAYQQKGTPLVIFAGKEYGTGSSRDWAAKGTNLLGVKAVIAQSFERIHRSNLVGMGVIPLQFKDGDSWQSLGLDGSEVIDIAGVENIEPRAMVNVRITRADGSVLDVETRCRIDTANELDYFRHGGILHYVLRSLVAA, encoded by the coding sequence ATGACCTCGATCGACAGCTTCAAATCCAAATCGACGCTCAATGTCGGCGGCAAGAGCTACACCTATTACTCCATTATCGAGGCGGAAAAGAACGGTCTGGCCGGCGTTTCCAAGCTGCCCGGCGCGATGAAGGTGGTGCTGGAGAACCTGTTGCGCTTCGAAGACGACCGCACCGTCAAGAAGCAGGACATCCTGGCGATCGCCGAATGGCTGGTCTCGCGCACGAGCGAATATGAAATCCAGTATCGTCCGGCGCGCGTCTTGATGCAGGACTTTACCGGGGTTCCTGCCGTGGTGGACCTGGCCGCCATGCGCGACGCCACCGCCAAGCTCGGCGCCAATCCGCAGAAGATCAACCCGCTGGTGCCGGTCGATCTGGTCATCGACCACTCGGTGATGGTGGATTCTTTCGGTACGCCGCTGGCCTTCGCGCAGAATGTCGAGCTCGAATATGAGCGCAATGTCGAGCGCTACGAATTCCTGCGCTGGGGCCAGTCGGCCTTCGACAATTTCCGCGTTGTGCCGCCGGGCACCGGCATCTGCCACCAGGTGAACCTCGAATATCTGGCCCAGACCGTGTGGACCAAGACCGAGAACGGCGAAACCGTGGCCTATCCCGATACGCTGGTGGGCACCGATTCGCACACCACCATGGTCAATGGCCTGGCCGTGCTGGGCTGGGGCGTGGGCGGTATCGAGGCCGAGGCGGCCATGCTGGGCCAGCCCATTTCCATGCTGATCCCCGAAGTCATCGGCTTCAAGCTCACCGGCAAGATCAATGAGGGCATCACCGCCACCGACCTAGTGCTGACCGTCACCGAAATGCTGCGCAAGAAGGGGGTGGTCGGCAAGTTCGTTGAATTTTTCGGTCCCGGCCTCGACTATCTCAGCCTCGAAGACCAGGCGACCATCGCCAATATGGCCCCCGAATACGGCGCCACCTGCGGTTTCTTCCCGGTCGATGAGGACACGCTGAAATATCTCTCGACCACCGGGCGCGATGCCGAGCGCGTGGCACTGGTCGAGGCCTATTCCAAGGCCCAGGGCATGTTCCGCGACAGCGATGCGCCCGATCCGGTCTTCACCGACACGCTCGAACTCGATCTGTCGACCGTGGTGCCCTCGCTGTCCGGCCCCAAGCGTCCGCAGGACCGCGTGGCGCTCAAGGATGTCACGTCTTCCTTTGCCGAGGCCTTGCCGGAATTGTCCGGCGGCCGCATCGAGCGCACCCGCCTGCCCAAGGACAAGCAGGAAAGCCGCTTCGTGGATGAAGGCGCCACCGGCGTCGACGATATTCCCGAAGAGGCGGCCTTCCCGGTCACCGGCTGCGATTACAAGATCACCGATGGCAGCGTGGTGATCGCCGCCATCACCTCCTGCACCAATACCTCCAACCCCTCGGTGCTGGTGGCTGCCGGCCTCGTCGCCCGCAAGGCGCGGGCCCTGGGCCTCAATTCCAAGCCCTGGGTCAAGACCTCGCTGGCCCCCGGCTCGCAGGTGGTCACGGATTACCTGACCGCCGCCGGCCTGCAGGAGGACCTCGACGCCATCGGCTTCAACCTTGTGGGCTATGGCTGCACCACCTGTATCGGCAATTCCGGCCCGCTGCCGCAGGCCATTTCCGATTGCATCAATGAAAACAAGCTGGTGGCCGCCTCGGTCCTGTCGGGCAACCGCAATTTCGAGGGCCGGGTCAATCCGGATGTGCGCGCCAATTACCTGGCCTCGCCGCCGCTGGTGGTGGCCTATGCGCTGCTCGGCACCCTCAATGTCGACATCACCACCGAGCCGCTGGGCACCGGCAGCGATGGCCAGCCGGTCTATCTCCGGGATATCTGGCCCTCCAACCACGAGATCGCCGAGATCGTGCGCGAGCACGTCACCGCCGACATGTTCCGTTCGCGCTATTCGGACGTGTTCAAGGGCGACGAGCACTGGCAGGGCATCGCCGTCGAAGGCGGGGAAACCTATGGCTGGAATTCGTCCTCCACCTATGTGCAGAACCCGCCCTATTTCGATGACCTGACCATGGAGCCCAAGCCGGTGACCGACGTGGCCTCGGCCCGGGTGCTGGCGCTGTTCCTCGATTCCATCACCACCGACCACATTTCCCCGGCCGGTTCGTTCAAGGCCGGCACCCCGGCCGGCCAATATCTCACCGAGCGCCAGGTGGCCCCCAAGGATTTCAACTCCTATGGTGCCCGCCGCGGCAATCACGAGGTGATGATGCGCGGCACCTTCGCCAATATCCGCATCCGGAACATGATGCTCGACGGCGTCGAGGGCGGCTTCACCCGGGGTCCCTCGGGCGAGCAGATGCCGATCTATGACGCGGCCATGGCCTATCAGCAGAAGGGCACGCCGCTGGTGATCTTCGCCGGCAAGGAATATGGCACCGGCTCGTCGCGCGACTGGGCGGCCAAGGGCACCAATCTGCTCGGGGTCAAAGCGGTCATCGCCCAGAGCTTCGAGCGCATCCACCGCTCCAATCTGGTCGGCATGGGCGTCATCCCGCTGCAATTCAAGGATGGCGACAGCTGGCAGAGCCTGGGCCTCGACGGTTCGGAAGTCATCGACATTGCCGGGGTGGAGAATATCGAGCCGCGCGCCATGGTCAATGTCCGCATCACCCGCGCCGATGGCTCGGTGCTCGATGTCGAGACCCGCTGCCGCATCGATACGGCCAACGAGCTGGATTATTTCCGGCATGGCGGCATCCTGCATTATGTGCTGCGGAGCCTGGTGGCCGCGTAA
- the ccmA gene encoding heme ABC exporter ATP-binding protein CcmA, producing the protein MTQRQVHSQFFLKAEGLACGRGEQVLVSDIALDLAPGAGLLLRGPNGAGKSTLLLTLAGLLPPLAGRVDYRGHDPDEAPPLHYCGHRNGVRPRLTTAETLDFWAAINGRTGLPPLEALEKVGLSKAAALDAGYLSAGQQRRLALARLLVSRRPLWLLDEPTAALDAEGHRLVADLVGAHLAAGGIAVIATHDDIAVSGLVTLTLGTQP; encoded by the coding sequence ATGACGCAACGGCAAGTCCATTCGCAGTTTTTCCTTAAGGCGGAGGGCCTTGCTTGCGGCCGGGGCGAGCAGGTGCTCGTCAGCGATATCGCACTCGACCTCGCCCCCGGTGCCGGGTTGTTGCTGCGTGGGCCCAATGGCGCCGGCAAGTCCACCCTGCTTCTGACCCTGGCGGGTCTGCTGCCGCCGCTCGCCGGCCGGGTGGATTATCGCGGCCATGATCCCGACGAGGCGCCGCCGCTGCATTATTGCGGCCACCGGAACGGCGTCAGGCCCCGGCTCACCACCGCCGAAACCCTCGATTTCTGGGCCGCCATCAATGGCCGGACCGGCCTGCCGCCCTTAGAGGCGCTGGAAAAGGTGGGGTTGAGCAAAGCGGCAGCGCTCGATGCCGGCTATCTTTCCGCCGGGCAGCAGCGGCGGCTGGCCCTGGCCCGGCTGCTGGTATCGCGCCGGCCGCTCTGGCTGCTCGATGAGCCAACGGCCGCGCTGGATGCCGAGGGCCACAGACTCGTTGCCGATCTGGTCGGGGCGCATCTGGCCGCAGGCGGCATCGCGGTGATCGCCACCCATGACGATATCGCCGTATCCGGCCTCGTCACCCTGACGCTGGGGACGCAGCCATGA
- a CDS encoding DUF1223 domain-containing protein produces the protein MLPHLALGFITGSVMSFAFVVAPGAESMPGQSRAVVELFTSQGCSQCPPADALLTSLAERGDVVALAYHVDYWDYIGWEDTFAHKGFSDRQRAYAKSWGSSRIYTPQMVVNGSEGVVGSRREEVQDALASAQLPLAVSLTRQGDMLKVEVPADEMLDDAQIWLVRYLDRADVAIAAGENAGKNMVYTKVVTDKQILGMWEARTGAEIKLPLAGLTNSEPGNNGLAVLVQNERNGLPGPILGAATYRF, from the coding sequence ATGCTTCCGCATCTCGCCCTCGGCTTCATAACCGGCTCCGTCATGTCCTTCGCCTTCGTGGTGGCGCCGGGCGCCGAAAGCATGCCGGGCCAGTCCAGGGCGGTGGTGGAACTCTTCACCAGCCAGGGCTGTTCGCAATGCCCGCCCGCCGATGCGTTGCTCACCAGCCTGGCCGAACGCGGCGATGTCGTGGCCCTGGCCTATCATGTCGATTACTGGGACTATATCGGCTGGGAAGACACCTTTGCGCATAAGGGCTTTTCCGACCGGCAGCGGGCCTATGCCAAGAGCTGGGGTTCCTCGCGCATCTATACCCCGCAAATGGTGGTCAATGGTTCGGAGGGCGTCGTCGGCTCGCGGCGCGAGGAGGTGCAGGACGCCCTGGCCTCGGCGCAATTGCCGCTGGCGGTCAGCCTCACGCGTCAGGGCGACATGCTCAAGGTCGAGGTGCCGGCCGATGAGATGCTGGACGATGCCCAGATCTGGCTGGTGCGCTATCTCGACCGGGCCGATGTGGCGATCGCGGCAGGCGAGAATGCCGGCAAGAACATGGTCTATACCAAGGTAGTGACCGACAAGCAGATATTGGGAATGTGGGAAGCGCGGACCGGAGCCGAGATTAAGCTGCCGCTGGCCGGCCTGACGAACAGCGAGCCGGGCAATAACGGCTTGGCCGTGCTGGTGCAGAACGAACGCAATGGCCTGCCCGGCCCGATCCTGGGTGCGGCGACATACCGGTTCTAG